A single Amphiura filiformis chromosome 19, Afil_fr2py, whole genome shotgun sequence DNA region contains:
- the LOC140141319 gene encoding rab-like protein 3 isoform X1, whose product MASMDLEKVRILVVGDSGVGKSSLVQLVCHSQPVLNPGWTIGASVEVKIHDYKEGTPSQKSYFAEFWDIGGSVDHATSRHIFYNPVHGIILVHDLTNRKSHSNLRRWLGEVLNKDHSNNGSSRHYSSGDYDPEQFAGSHIPVLVIGTKQDQLDSNRQTIKQISSIAEECGADEINLDCTQARHLAPGSTNAVKLSRFLDKVIYRRYYTGVARDSPKKVIERRYFARDAGGSTQMGPPQERRRISRQQYGVMKTTHAD is encoded by the exons GGGTTGGTAAATCATCTTTAGTGCAATTAGTATGTCACAGTCAACCTGTATTGAATCCAGGATGGACCATAGGAGCCTCGGTAGAAGTTAAG ATTCATGATTACAAAGAGGGTACACCATCACAGAAAAGCTATTTTGCTGAGTTTTGGGATATAGGAGGTTCAGTTGACCACGCTACAAGTAGGCATATATTCTATAATCCTGTACATG GTATTATTTTAGTTCATGATTTAACCAATAGAAAATCACATAGTAATCTCAGGAGATGGCTAGGGGAAGTACTAAACAAAGACCATTCAAATAACGGATCATCTAGGCATTATTCTTCTGG GGATTATGATCCTGAGCAATTTGCTGGAAGTCATATACCAGTATTAGTCATAGGAACCAAACAAGACCAATTAGACAGCAACAGACAAACTATTAAACAAATATCAAGTATAGCAGAAGAATGCGGCGCTGATGAAATCAATTTA GATTGCACACAAGCAAGGCATTTAGCACCAGGCTCTACAAACGCAGTCAAACTTAGCAGATTTTTAGACAAG GTAATCTATCGTAGATACTATACCGGCGTCGCAAGAGATTCGCCCAAGAAG GTGATTGAGAGGCGCTACTTTGCTCGGGATGCCGGCGGTTCAACTCAG ATGGGTCCACCTCAAGAGAGACGGCGGATCTCAAGGCAACAATATGGCGTTATGAAGACTACGCATGCGGACTGA
- the LOC140141319 gene encoding rab-like protein 3 isoform X2, with translation MASMDLEKVRILVVGDSGVGKSSLVQLVCHSQPVLNPGWTIGASVEVKIHDYKEGTPSQKSYFAEFWDIGGSVDHATSRHIFYNPVHGIILVHDLTNRKSHSNLRRWLGEVLNKDHSNNGSSRHYSSGDYDPEQFAGSHIPVLVIGTKQDQLDSNRQTIKQISSIAEECGADEINLDCTQARHLAPGSTNAVKLSRFLDKVIYRRYYTGVARDSPKKVIERRYFARDAGGSTQVCADYPYSTNW, from the exons GGGTTGGTAAATCATCTTTAGTGCAATTAGTATGTCACAGTCAACCTGTATTGAATCCAGGATGGACCATAGGAGCCTCGGTAGAAGTTAAG ATTCATGATTACAAAGAGGGTACACCATCACAGAAAAGCTATTTTGCTGAGTTTTGGGATATAGGAGGTTCAGTTGACCACGCTACAAGTAGGCATATATTCTATAATCCTGTACATG GTATTATTTTAGTTCATGATTTAACCAATAGAAAATCACATAGTAATCTCAGGAGATGGCTAGGGGAAGTACTAAACAAAGACCATTCAAATAACGGATCATCTAGGCATTATTCTTCTGG GGATTATGATCCTGAGCAATTTGCTGGAAGTCATATACCAGTATTAGTCATAGGAACCAAACAAGACCAATTAGACAGCAACAGACAAACTATTAAACAAATATCAAGTATAGCAGAAGAATGCGGCGCTGATGAAATCAATTTA GATTGCACACAAGCAAGGCATTTAGCACCAGGCTCTACAAACGCAGTCAAACTTAGCAGATTTTTAGACAAG GTAATCTATCGTAGATACTATACCGGCGTCGCAAGAGATTCGCCCAAGAAG GTGATTGAGAGGCGCTACTTTGCTCGGGATGCCGGCGGTTCAACTCAGGTGTGTGCCGATTACCCCTACTCTACCAATTGGTGA
- the LOC140141319 gene encoding rab-like protein 3 isoform X3, protein MASMDLEKVRILVVGDSGVGKSSLVQLVCHSQPVLNPGWTIGASVEVKIHDYKEGTPSQKSYFAEFWDIGGSVDHATSRHIFYNPVHGIILVHDLTNRKSHSNLRRWLGEVLNKDHSNNGSSRHYSSGDYDPEQFAGSHIPVLVIGTKQDQLDSNRQTIKQISSIAEECGADEINLDCTQARHLAPGSTNAVKLSRFLDKVIERRYFARDAGGSTQMGPPQERRRISRQQYGVMKTTHAD, encoded by the exons GGGTTGGTAAATCATCTTTAGTGCAATTAGTATGTCACAGTCAACCTGTATTGAATCCAGGATGGACCATAGGAGCCTCGGTAGAAGTTAAG ATTCATGATTACAAAGAGGGTACACCATCACAGAAAAGCTATTTTGCTGAGTTTTGGGATATAGGAGGTTCAGTTGACCACGCTACAAGTAGGCATATATTCTATAATCCTGTACATG GTATTATTTTAGTTCATGATTTAACCAATAGAAAATCACATAGTAATCTCAGGAGATGGCTAGGGGAAGTACTAAACAAAGACCATTCAAATAACGGATCATCTAGGCATTATTCTTCTGG GGATTATGATCCTGAGCAATTTGCTGGAAGTCATATACCAGTATTAGTCATAGGAACCAAACAAGACCAATTAGACAGCAACAGACAAACTATTAAACAAATATCAAGTATAGCAGAAGAATGCGGCGCTGATGAAATCAATTTA GATTGCACACAAGCAAGGCATTTAGCACCAGGCTCTACAAACGCAGTCAAACTTAGCAGATTTTTAGACAAG GTGATTGAGAGGCGCTACTTTGCTCGGGATGCCGGCGGTTCAACTCAG ATGGGTCCACCTCAAGAGAGACGGCGGATCTCAAGGCAACAATATGGCGTTATGAAGACTACGCATGCGGACTGA
- the LOC140141319 gene encoding rab-like protein 3 isoform X4, with protein MASMDLEKVRILVVGDSGVGKSSLVQLVCHSQPVLNPGWTIGASVEVKIHDYKEGTPSQKSYFAEFWDIGGSVDHATSRHIFYNPVHGIILVHDLTNRKSHSNLRRWLGEVLNKDHSNNGSSRHYSSGDYDPEQFAGSHIPVLVIGTKQDQLDSNRQTIKQISSIAEECGADEINLDCTQARHLAPGSTNAVKLSRFLDKVIERRYFARDAGGSTQVCADYPYSTNW; from the exons GGGTTGGTAAATCATCTTTAGTGCAATTAGTATGTCACAGTCAACCTGTATTGAATCCAGGATGGACCATAGGAGCCTCGGTAGAAGTTAAG ATTCATGATTACAAAGAGGGTACACCATCACAGAAAAGCTATTTTGCTGAGTTTTGGGATATAGGAGGTTCAGTTGACCACGCTACAAGTAGGCATATATTCTATAATCCTGTACATG GTATTATTTTAGTTCATGATTTAACCAATAGAAAATCACATAGTAATCTCAGGAGATGGCTAGGGGAAGTACTAAACAAAGACCATTCAAATAACGGATCATCTAGGCATTATTCTTCTGG GGATTATGATCCTGAGCAATTTGCTGGAAGTCATATACCAGTATTAGTCATAGGAACCAAACAAGACCAATTAGACAGCAACAGACAAACTATTAAACAAATATCAAGTATAGCAGAAGAATGCGGCGCTGATGAAATCAATTTA GATTGCACACAAGCAAGGCATTTAGCACCAGGCTCTACAAACGCAGTCAAACTTAGCAGATTTTTAGACAAG GTGATTGAGAGGCGCTACTTTGCTCGGGATGCCGGCGGTTCAACTCAGGTGTGTGCCGATTACCCCTACTCTACCAATTGGTGA